The DNA window CAGAGTGGGATGCTCGCACCGTAGACGGCACGCTGCCCGAAGGGGCCGACGCCACACTCCTCTACCGCGACAACCTCACGTGGATCGTAAAGGCAGCCGACGACTCCGACCTCGACGCGGAGCTTTCGGAGGCCACCGGCAAAGACCTTTCCGCCCCTGGTACATCCGACGCTCGCAACGAGAGCACGCCTCCCGATTCCGGTCTCGACTACGATCCGTCCGCCCGCGTGCAAGAGTAACGATTGTATTGCGTACTGCGTATTCCGTCCAACTCCGGATCCTACGCAATACGACTATAGACTCGTCCGGCGCCTCAAGCGAGACCGTTGGCTCCCCATTTCGCTGACTCCCTGTCCCTTTTCTCTATTCCCATGTGGACCCTCCTTCTGCTCGTTCTCGCCGTCACCTTCTTCATCATCTACCACACGTTCATCATCGTGGAGATGCGGGAAGAGGTCATTCTGGAGCGTTTCGGCAAGTACCACGATACACTCACGCCCGGCTTTCATTTCGTGATTCCATTTGTGGACCGCGTGGCCTACCGACAGGAGACGCGCGAGCAGGTGCTCGACGTGCCGCACCAGAAGTGTATTACCAAGGACAACATTGAGGTGGATGTGGACGGCCTCGTGTACCTGAAGGTAATGGATTCCTACAAGGCCAGCTACGGCATCAACGACTATCGGCTGGCGGCCGTGAACCTGGCACAGACGACGATGCGGAGCGAGGTCGGTAAGATCACGCTCGACGACACGTTCAGCGAACGGGACGCGATGAACGAGGCCATTGTGAAGGAACTGGACAAGGCTTCCGATCCATGGGGCGTGAAGGTGATGCGGTACGAACTCAAGGACATCCAGCCGGCCGAGGACATCGTGCGCACGATGGAGAAACAGATGGAGGCCGAGCGTGAAAAGCGGGCCGAGATTACGGAATCGAGCGGGGAGCGGGACGCACGCATTAACGTGTCGGAAGGGGAGCAACAGGAGTCGATCCTGCTGTCAGAAGGTCGGCGACAGCAGCGCATCAACGAAGCGGAGGGCGACGCCCGCGAGATGGAACTCATCGCCGAAGCAACGGCCAACGGCATCGAGCGCATCGCCGACGCTATTTCGCAGCCCGGGGGCTCGCTGGCCGTAAAGATGCGTCTCACGGAGCAGTTCATCGACCGCCTCGGCGACGTCATCGACGGCGCGAACGTGAGCGTCCTCCCGATGGATGCCGCCAATATGCGATCCTTCTTTGAGGGTGCCTCTGAGGTGACGAATCCGATTCGGAAGGAGTGATTCCCACTTGAGCGTGGAGGCGTGGGAGCACGGGAGGAGAGAGCAGAGATGAGGAGCATATCCGATTCAGCCAAAGCCTCTTTTGCAGCCATGGCGATTCAAGAGTTCAGAGAATTGCGCGTGTACCAACACTCACACGAGGTTGCCATGCAGATTTTTGAGCTGTCGAAAGACTGGCCGAAAGAAGCCCCCTACTCTTTAACGGATCAAATTCGACGGTCGTCGCGATCCGTGTGCGCAAACATTGCCGAAGCGTGGCGCAAGCGCCGATACGAAAAGCACTTCGTCAGCAAGCGCTCGGATGCAGATGCAGAAGCGGCGGAAACACGAACGTGGCTCCAGTTCGGCCGTGATTGCAGCTATCTCGATCGCGAGTCTTTCGATAAACTCGACTCCACATACGACCGAATTTGCGGCGGTCTCGTGAATATGATGCAGAACCCTGCTCCCTGGTGCCGCCCGAGCAAGACGCACGCCCCCAACATCTCGTACGATCTCTCTTGACTTCCACGCTCCCTCTACTCCCAATCCCC is part of the Salinibacter sp. 10B genome and encodes:
- a CDS encoding stomatin-like protein; this translates as MWTLLLLVLAVTFFIIYHTFIIVEMREEVILERFGKYHDTLTPGFHFVIPFVDRVAYRQETREQVLDVPHQKCITKDNIEVDVDGLVYLKVMDSYKASYGINDYRLAAVNLAQTTMRSEVGKITLDDTFSERDAMNEAIVKELDKASDPWGVKVMRYELKDIQPAEDIVRTMEKQMEAEREKRAEITESSGERDARINVSEGEQQESILLSEGRRQQRINEAEGDAREMELIAEATANGIERIADAISQPGGSLAVKMRLTEQFIDRLGDVIDGANVSVLPMDAANMRSFFEGASEVTNPIRKE
- a CDS encoding four helix bundle protein, giving the protein MRSISDSAKASFAAMAIQEFRELRVYQHSHEVAMQIFELSKDWPKEAPYSLTDQIRRSSRSVCANIAEAWRKRRYEKHFVSKRSDADAEAAETRTWLQFGRDCSYLDRESFDKLDSTYDRICGGLVNMMQNPAPWCRPSKTHAPNISYDLS